The Brassica napus cultivar Da-Ae chromosome C7, Da-Ae, whole genome shotgun sequence genome has a segment encoding these proteins:
- the LOC106428746 gene encoding actin-depolymerizing factor 9-like: protein MALKTASMNGMWMTEECKRSFMEMKWKKVHRYIVFKIEEKSKKVTIDKVGAAGETYHDLVASLPEDDCRYAVFDFDYVTVDNCRMSKLFFITWSPEASRIREKMMYATSKSGLRRVLEGIHYELQATDPTEMGFDKIQDRTK, encoded by the exons ATGGCATTGAAGACA GCGTCGATGAACGGTATGTGGATGACGGAGGAGTGCAAGAGATCGTTCATGGAGATGAAATGGAAGAAAGTGCACAGATACATCGTTTTCAAGATCGAGGAGAAATCCAAGAAAGTCACCATTGACAAGGTTGGTGCTGCCGGCGAGACCTATCATGATCTCGTCGCTTCCTTGCCGGAGGATGACTGTCGCTACGCCGTGTTTGATTTCGATTACGTGACCGTTGATAACTGCCGCATGAGCAAGCTCTTCTTCATCACCTG GTCCCCGGAGGCGTCGAGAATAAGAGAGAAGATGATGTATGCAACGTCGAAGAGTGGGCTGAGAAGAGTGTTGGAAGGCATTCACTATGAGCTTCAAGCCACCGACCCAACCGAGATGGGATTTGACAAAATCCAGGACCGGACCAAATAA
- the LOC106429345 gene encoding type III polyketide synthase B-like yields the protein MGSIDATELASEKKPNPGKATILAIGKAFPHQLVMQEYLVDGYFKTTNCDDPELKQKLTRLCKTTTVKTRYVVMSEEILTKYPEIAIEGGSTVKQRLDICNDAVTEMAVEASRSCIKNWGRSVSDITHLVYVSSSEARLPGGDLFLAKGLGLSPETHRVLLYFVGCSGGVAGLRVAKDIAENNPGSRVLLATSETTIIGFKPPSKDRPYDLVGVALFGDGAGAMIIGSDPDPVSEKPLFELHTAIQNFIPDTEKTIDGRLTETGINFTLSRELPQIIEDNVESFCKKLIGKAGLADKDYNQMFWAVHPGGPAILNRMEKRLNLSPEKLSPSRRSLMDYGNASSNSIVYVLEYMLEESRKSRSMSGSENEWGLILAFGPGVTFEGIVARNLDV from the exons ATGGGGAGCATTGATGCCACGGAGTTAGCTTCAGAGAAGAAACCAAACCCTGGGAAAGCGACCATTCTTGCTATTGGAAAAGCCTTTCCTCACCAGCTAGTGATGCAAGAGTACTTGGTCGATGGCTACTTCAAAACCACAAACTGTGACGACCCTGAACTCAAACAGAAGCTTACTCGCCTCTGCAAGACAACCACGGTGAAGACAAGGTACGTTGTAATGTCAGAGGAGATACTAACAAAGTATCCAGAAATCGCCATCGAAGGAGGATCCACCGTGAAGCAGCGTCTGGACATATGCAACGACGCTGTAACCGAAATGGCAGTGGAAGCTTCAAGATCCTGCATCAAAAACTGGGGCCGTTCTGTTTCCGACATAACTCACCTTGTTTATGTCTCTTCAAGCGAAGCTCGTCTTCCTGGAGGCGACCTGTTCTTAGCCAAAGGGCTTGGTCTCAGCCCCGAGACGCACCGTGTTCTGCTCTACTTCGTCGGATGCTCTGGAGGCGTTGCTGGTCTCCGTGTAGCCAAAGACATAGCCGAGAACAATCCGGGGAGTCGAGTCTTGCTTGCCACGTCAGAGACGACCATCATTGGTTTCAAACCCCCGAGTAAAGATAGACCGTATGATCTTGTTGGTGTCGCGTTGTTTGGTGATGGAGCCGGAGCTATGATCATCGGGTCTGATCCAGACCCGGTTAGTGAGAAGCCACTCTTTGAGCTTCACACCGCAATTCAAAATTTCATACCTG ATACGGAGAAGACAATAGATGGGAGGCTAACAGAAACAGGGATAAACTTCACACTATCAAGAGAGCTTCCACAGATAATAGAAGACAACGTGGAGAGTTTCTGCAAGAAGCTAATAGGAAAAGCAGGACTGGCTGATAAAGACTATAACCAGATGTTTTGGGCGGTTCATCCAGGTGGACCAGCTATCTTGAACCGTATGGAAAAGCGGCTTAACCTGTCGCCGGAGAAGCTGAGTCCAAGCAGAAGATCTCTTATGGACTATGGCAACGCAAGTAGCAATTCGATTGTTTATGTGTTGGAGTATATGTTGGAGGAGAGCAGGAAATCGAGGAGCATGAGTGGAAGTGAAAATGAGTGGGGTCTGATTCTGGCTTTTGGACCTGGTGTTACATTTGAAGGCATCGTTGCTCGAAACCTTGATGTTTGA
- the LOC111208283 gene encoding auxin-responsive protein SAUR21-like — protein MAILSRVINSKQSQKQQSRVPKGHVAVYVGEEMENKKRFVVPISYLNHPSFQGLLNRAEEEFGFNHPIGGLTIPCREETFVGLLNSYGCVVST, from the coding sequence ATGGCTATATTGTCACGTGTTATCAACTCTAAACAGTCCCAAAAACAGCAATCTCGTGTTCCAAAAGGACATGTTGCGGTTTATGtcggagaagagatggagaacaAGAAGAGATTTGTGGTTCCCATTTCATACTTGAACCATCCTTCGTTTCAGGGTTTGCTAAATCGAGCAGAGGAAGAATTCGGTTTCAATCATCCGATTGGTGGATTGACGATTCCTTGCAGAGAAGAAACATTCGTGGGTCTTTTGAATTCTTATGGTTGTGTTGTTTCAACTTGA
- the LOC111207497 gene encoding auxin-responsive protein SAUR20-like, producing MGLGRFAITNATKQILKLNRNRTSSDHVPKGHMAVYVGEQIEKERKRFVVPISFLNDPSFREFLSRAEEEFGFNHPMGGLTIPCREEVFLDLIASRFQ from the coding sequence ATGGGGCTGGGACGTTTTGCGATCACAAATGCAACAAAACAGATATTGAAGCTAAACAGAAACCGAACATCATCGGATCATGTCCCTAAAGGGCATATGGCAGTGTACGTTGGAGAACAGATAGAAAAGGAGAGGAAGAGATTTGTTGTTCCAATTTCGTTTCTAAATGATCCTTCCTTCAGAGAGTTCCTTAGTCGAGCAGAGGAAGAGTTTGGATTCAATCATCCAATGGGAGGCTTGACCATTCCTTGTAGAGAAGAAGTGTTTCTTGATCTCATCGCTTCTCGGTTTCAATAA